A genomic window from Leptospira andrefontaineae includes:
- a CDS encoding ABC transporter permease, with product MFRNIKWIFWKEVRVFFGTYLAPLVLGGTAFLNSLFVLILNFNSGTNYTETTIITFISFMSTMLIAMLIVAMGSITEEKNRGTLELLFTAPISDMEIVVGKFLFGTFVCAIISIAVDGLFPLFLYFFWKAPLYIVASGTIGVFLLGLFTFAVGLFGSSLGKNQMISLLISIAILLTLWVIGYFSHLFDAATRSVLFHLHIFTHFISFSKGVLPLSSTVFFISGTIFFLYLTVKVLESRRWRG from the coding sequence ATGTTTCGAAATATTAAATGGATCTTCTGGAAAGAAGTCAGGGTATTTTTCGGTACCTACTTGGCCCCTTTGGTTTTAGGTGGTACTGCGTTCTTAAATTCGTTATTCGTATTGATCCTGAATTTTAACTCGGGAACAAATTACACCGAGACCACGATCATTACTTTTATCTCCTTCATGAGCACGATGCTGATCGCGATGTTGATCGTTGCAATGGGCTCTATCACTGAAGAAAAGAACAGAGGGACGTTGGAGTTATTATTTACCGCTCCGATTTCGGATATGGAGATCGTAGTAGGTAAGTTTTTATTCGGAACATTTGTATGCGCGATCATCTCTATCGCAGTAGATGGACTATTTCCTCTCTTCTTATATTTCTTTTGGAAAGCTCCATTATACATAGTTGCTTCCGGGACGATCGGAGTGTTCTTACTCGGATTATTTACTTTTGCAGTAGGTTTGTTCGGATCCAGTTTGGGAAAAAACCAAATGATCTCTCTTTTGATCTCAATCGCGATCTTGTTAACTCTGTGGGTGATCGGATACTTTTCTCATTTATTCGATGCTGCAACAAGAAGTGTTTTGTTCCACTTGCATATATTCACACACTTTATCAGTTTTTCGAAAGGAGTGCTCCCTTTGAGCAGTACCGTTTTCTTTATCAGCGGAACGATCTTCTTTTTGTATCTGACCGTAAAAGTTTTGGAATCTAGGAGATGGAGAGGATGA
- a CDS encoding ABC transporter ATP-binding protein translates to MIKVRNLSKFYGEKLAIDRLNFELKEGEIVGLLGLNGAGKTTTIRILTGYLMATDGLCEFNGLNTFEHPIDVKKKIGYLPETPPLYPELTVAEYLTFAARIKQISEEDISSELNRVLGLTDLTQVREKVIETLSLGFRKRVGIAQAILGNPEIIIMDEPISGLDPKQIVEIRNLIHGLKEKHTILLSSHILPEVYKTCNRFLFLHKGRLVYQCDRQELEREMENLSGLEVTLSGKSRSETEIYLNGIANKSGATFKFVGEDSVGSTFLINTSSERKFKEELYSGISSSGILPEFIRKQDVTLEQIFMNKV, encoded by the coding sequence ATGATAAAAGTAAGGAACCTTTCCAAATTTTACGGAGAGAAATTGGCCATTGATCGTCTGAATTTCGAACTCAAAGAGGGAGAAATTGTAGGCTTACTCGGCCTTAATGGTGCAGGAAAAACAACCACGATCCGGATACTCACTGGTTACCTAATGGCAACCGATGGATTATGTGAGTTTAACGGACTTAACACATTCGAACATCCTATTGATGTGAAGAAGAAGATAGGTTATCTTCCGGAGACTCCTCCTCTTTATCCGGAATTAACCGTTGCTGAATATTTAACTTTCGCAGCTAGGATCAAACAGATCTCTGAAGAAGATATTTCTTCCGAACTGAATCGAGTTTTAGGTCTTACTGATCTTACTCAAGTACGAGAGAAGGTGATCGAAACTCTTTCTCTAGGATTCAGAAAAAGAGTAGGGATCGCTCAAGCTATTTTAGGAAATCCTGAAATTATCATCATGGACGAACCTATTTCCGGCTTGGATCCGAAACAAATAGTAGAAATTCGTAATCTAATTCACGGTTTGAAAGAAAAACATACAATTCTTCTTTCGAGTCATATCCTTCCTGAAGTTTACAAAACATGTAATCGATTTCTTTTCTTGCATAAGGGAAGATTGGTATATCAATGTGATCGCCAGGAATTAGAAAGAGAGATGGAAAATCTTTCCGGCCTAGAAGTAACCTTATCCGGAAAATCCAGATCGGAAACTGAAATCTATCTGAATGGGATCGCAAACAAGTCGGGTGCGACATTCAAATTTGTTGGAGAAGATTCAGTTGGCTCTACTTTTCTGATCAACACTTCTTCTGAAAGGAAGTTTAAAGAAGAATTATATTCCGGAATTTCTTCTTCCGGTATCCTGCCTGAATTTATTCGTAAGCAGGATGTGACCTTAGAACAAATCTTTATGAACAAGGTTTAA
- a CDS encoding ACP S-malonyltransferase, giving the protein MAVANFLNEAKAQGNKLFLQFGGQGSPWLKELSKLYETDPSLKELFDTAFKALAEEVPTLRKDIISQGYDFESWIKNPESAPDENYLCSATVSIVGIFLTQTANYVSLVNKGFTTSELIANASGATGHSQGIIPAVLVALGKEGADFYKEYTKFLKFVLYLGYRAQELYGIFNPSEEVLKGNEEIGDKQPAPMVAVIGYSAAELSERVQKTNAELGLSGTKAIYVSLFNTPDSNIVSGNPEALLAFRKKFKAEMDEKKVKFVYLRTTAPFHCPIMDESEKTVPKDMERIGFSYKGSDLKIPVYSIFDGRNYQNEADISLPLFREVLIKALYWDKAITTFVKTPKLVGIDFGPSVVSQKLTQANLGTSENKIYSASSPKDIKVLLA; this is encoded by the coding sequence ATGGCAGTAGCAAACTTTTTGAACGAAGCAAAAGCTCAAGGCAATAAACTATTTTTGCAATTCGGAGGCCAGGGTTCTCCTTGGTTGAAGGAACTTTCTAAACTTTACGAAACAGATCCTTCTTTAAAAGAATTATTTGATACTGCTTTCAAAGCTTTAGCGGAAGAAGTTCCTACCCTAAGAAAAGATATCATCTCTCAAGGATATGATTTCGAATCCTGGATCAAAAACCCAGAATCTGCTCCAGACGAAAATTACCTCTGCAGCGCTACAGTTTCTATCGTAGGTATCTTCCTCACTCAAACAGCAAATTACGTCTCCTTAGTTAATAAAGGTTTCACCACTTCTGAACTTATCGCAAATGCTTCCGGAGCAACCGGCCATAGCCAAGGGATCATTCCTGCAGTATTAGTTGCTTTAGGAAAAGAAGGCGCTGACTTCTACAAAGAATACACTAAATTTTTGAAATTCGTTCTATATCTTGGATACAGAGCTCAGGAACTTTACGGAATTTTCAATCCTTCTGAAGAAGTTCTAAAAGGTAATGAAGAGATCGGAGACAAACAACCTGCTCCAATGGTTGCAGTCATCGGTTACAGCGCTGCTGAACTTTCTGAAAGAGTTCAGAAAACAAATGCAGAACTTGGACTCAGCGGAACTAAAGCAATTTATGTTTCTCTATTCAATACTCCTGACTCAAATATCGTTTCAGGAAATCCGGAAGCTCTTCTTGCTTTCCGTAAAAAGTTCAAAGCAGAGATGGATGAGAAAAAAGTAAAATTCGTCTACTTAAGAACTACTGCACCATTCCATTGTCCAATTATGGACGAGTCTGAAAAGACTGTTCCAAAAGATATGGAAAGAATCGGATTCAGCTACAAAGGTTCTGATCTAAAGATCCCTGTTTACTCTATCTTTGATGGAAGAAACTACCAAAACGAAGCGGATATCAGCTTACCTTTATTCAGAGAAGTTCTGATCAAAGCTCTTTACTGGGACAAAGCGATCACCACTTTCGTTAAAACTCCTAAGTTAGTCGGTATCGATTTTGGGCCGAGCGTTGTTTCTCAAAAACTAACTCAAGCAAACTTGGGAACTTCCGAGAACAAAATTTACAGTGCATCCAGCCCGAAAGATATTAAGGTACTTTTGGCTTAA
- a CDS encoding DUF2779 domain-containing protein — MDSVPKLLRTSIRRLSFLFPETLRRKLLFDVLAPYREKELPLLGRSAFQTGQYCELQFWKFLKEPHPEFDISNQFISPKQKSLLKDIAGNLFPDVKHAGYKDSKTRSYLDSKQPVRGACVRTKFFDTRADFLIPQEEGWQVIIIKASSSAKRTHISELSFIRMVLEEAGYKVSSTQVWTVSSEYTYNGTEIDPNRLFHKKDCSKETLANLEDTKEKAYNLLEVLEKDKIPSITFSKHCDHPRNCIHPESCYSDSPPGDLFTLREGKELTLTLWNQGIRNLSEVEPDSEFTHRQKIQVEAIKTGKEYLDKESLLSYLNQLKFPLYCLDFETINPPVPVYKDTHPFQHVPFLYSLHVIRKDLKEKPEEYTYIDDHDKDPRLGILESLSSQIKPGGTILAFNDSFEKRCLKESVQAYPKYKEWFQSIEPDFSDLAKPFWDYDYYHPAQEGTTSLKVVLPVLTGANYKELTINAGHIANSEFLRIKTENVSDQERKRVEADLIAYCKMDTYALILILRALAEKLNWPGNL, encoded by the coding sequence ATGGATTCGGTTCCTAAATTACTAAGAACCTCGATTCGGCGGTTGTCTTTTCTCTTTCCGGAAACGCTCAGACGAAAACTTCTATTCGATGTTCTTGCTCCCTACAGAGAAAAAGAACTTCCTCTTTTAGGAAGATCTGCTTTTCAAACAGGTCAGTACTGCGAATTACAATTTTGGAAATTTCTAAAAGAACCACATCCTGAATTTGATATTTCCAATCAGTTCATTTCTCCCAAACAGAAATCCTTACTCAAAGATATCGCAGGTAATCTTTTCCCGGATGTAAAACATGCAGGATACAAGGATTCTAAAACCAGATCTTATCTAGATTCAAAACAACCTGTCAGAGGCGCCTGTGTTAGAACAAAATTTTTCGACACTAGAGCGGACTTTCTCATTCCACAGGAAGAAGGTTGGCAGGTAATTATCATCAAGGCTTCTTCTTCCGCTAAAAGAACTCATATCTCGGAACTTTCATTTATAAGAATGGTTTTGGAAGAGGCGGGATATAAGGTAAGTTCTACACAAGTATGGACAGTAAGTTCTGAATATACTTATAATGGAACGGAAATAGATCCGAATCGACTATTTCACAAAAAGGATTGTAGCAAGGAAACTTTGGCAAACCTGGAAGACACCAAAGAAAAAGCATATAATCTACTGGAAGTATTAGAAAAAGATAAAATTCCTTCCATTACATTCTCTAAACATTGCGATCATCCCAGAAATTGTATCCATCCGGAATCATGCTATTCTGACTCTCCTCCTGGAGATCTTTTCACATTAAGAGAAGGAAAAGAATTAACCCTTACTCTTTGGAATCAAGGGATCCGAAACCTATCCGAAGTAGAGCCTGATTCCGAATTTACTCATCGCCAAAAAATACAAGTTGAAGCCATAAAAACAGGAAAAGAGTATTTAGATAAAGAGTCACTTCTGTCATATCTAAATCAGTTAAAGTTTCCTTTATATTGTTTGGATTTCGAAACGATCAATCCGCCTGTTCCTGTTTATAAGGATACACATCCGTTCCAGCATGTCCCTTTTTTATATTCTTTGCATGTGATCCGAAAAGATCTAAAAGAAAAGCCGGAAGAATATACTTATATAGATGATCACGATAAGGATCCAAGACTTGGTATATTGGAATCTCTTTCTTCTCAAATCAAACCCGGAGGGACCATTCTTGCATTCAATGATAGTTTCGAAAAACGTTGTTTAAAAGAATCCGTCCAAGCTTATCCAAAATATAAAGAATGGTTCCAATCCATAGAACCCGATTTTTCGGATCTAGCAAAACCATTTTGGGATTACGATTATTATCATCCTGCCCAAGAAGGAACCACTTCTTTAAAGGTTGTTCTTCCTGTTCTTACCGGAGCAAATTACAAAGAACTTACAATCAATGCGGGTCATATAGCTAACTCCGAATTTTTAAGGATCAAAACCGAGAACGTTTCGGACCAGGAAAGAAAAAGAGTAGAGGCTGATCTGATCGCTTATTGCAAGATGGATACCTATGCTTTAATCCTGATCCTTAGGGCTTTAGCCGAGAAGTTAAACTGGCCCGGAAATTTATAA
- a CDS encoding argininosuccinate synthase, translating to MAAQKNIKKIVLAYSGGLDTSVILTWLKETYGCEVVAFTADVGQKEELTGLEEKGIKTGASKVYIEDLRLEFARDFIYPAIQGNAIYEMRYLLGTSLARPLIAKAMAEVGKKEGADAFAHGATGKGNDQVRFELAFKSLAPEKEIIAPWRTWSFGGRADLIEYAKSKGIPVPVTASKPYSMDRNLMHISYEGGILEDPYREPNEDMFLLTVSPEKAPDSPEYVELDFVEGNCVAVNGKKMDPYEVVDTLNTIGGKHGIGRVDIVENRLVGIKSRGVYETPGGTILFHAHRDLESITIDRDTQHHKDKLSAEFAELIYNGHWFSSRMAAVRAFITETQRFVTGTVKVKLYKGNCIIVGRKSSVSLYNPEMATFEKEELYNQKDAEGFINLYGLPAKEAARLRKK from the coding sequence ATGGCGGCTCAAAAGAACATAAAGAAAATCGTATTAGCATATTCCGGCGGATTGGACACATCCGTAATTCTTACCTGGCTTAAGGAAACCTACGGTTGTGAAGTGGTAGCATTTACCGCTGATGTGGGTCAAAAAGAAGAGCTCACTGGCTTGGAAGAAAAAGGGATCAAGACCGGGGCCTCCAAAGTTTATATAGAAGATCTTCGTTTAGAATTCGCAAGGGACTTTATCTATCCTGCAATCCAAGGAAACGCGATCTACGAGATGAGATACTTGCTCGGAACTTCCTTAGCAAGACCATTGATCGCAAAAGCAATGGCAGAAGTTGGCAAAAAAGAAGGAGCTGATGCATTCGCTCACGGCGCGACTGGAAAAGGAAACGACCAAGTTCGTTTCGAGTTAGCTTTCAAATCATTAGCCCCAGAAAAAGAAATTATAGCTCCTTGGAGGACTTGGTCCTTCGGAGGAAGAGCCGACTTGATAGAATACGCAAAATCTAAAGGTATCCCAGTACCTGTGACAGCTTCCAAACCATACTCTATGGACAGGAACCTAATGCATATTTCATACGAAGGCGGAATATTAGAAGATCCTTATAGAGAGCCGAACGAGGATATGTTCCTTCTTACTGTTTCTCCGGAGAAGGCACCGGATTCTCCAGAATACGTAGAACTTGACTTTGTTGAAGGGAATTGCGTAGCAGTGAACGGTAAAAAAATGGATCCTTACGAAGTAGTGGACACACTAAATACAATTGGTGGAAAACACGGTATTGGAAGAGTGGACATCGTAGAGAACAGACTTGTTGGAATTAAATCTAGAGGAGTTTATGAAACTCCAGGCGGAACAATTCTATTCCATGCACATAGAGACCTAGAATCCATCACGATCGATAGAGATACGCAACATCACAAAGATAAATTGTCCGCAGAATTTGCAGAGTTGATCTATAATGGGCATTGGTTCTCTTCTCGAATGGCTGCAGTTAGAGCATTCATCACTGAAACCCAGAGATTCGTAACCGGAACAGTAAAGGTCAAACTATATAAAGGAAACTGCATAATCGTAGGAAGAAAATCCTCCGTTTCACTTTATAATCCTGAAATGGCAACTTTCGAAAAAGAAGAATTGTATAATCAAAAAGATGCCGAAGGTTTTATCAACCTATACGGATTACCTGCTAAAGAAGCTGCAAGGCTGAGAAAAAAATGA
- the coaD gene encoding pantetheine-phosphate adenylyltransferase encodes MTRIAVYPGSFDPLTRGHLDILHRSVGLFDKVIIGVAVNSNKSFLFSIEERIEFIREATKGWENLEIDTFEGLTVDYCKKRGAKSIIRGLRAVTDFDYEYAISLMNRKLAPEVETIFLMSSNDYSFVSSTIVKEVARHGRDVSAQVPDHVSKALLKKLYNK; translated from the coding sequence ATGACAAGAATTGCTGTTTATCCTGGCTCTTTCGATCCTTTAACTAGAGGACATTTGGACATTCTCCATAGGTCAGTAGGTCTATTCGATAAGGTGATCATAGGTGTCGCGGTAAACTCCAATAAAAGTTTTCTTTTTTCTATCGAAGAAAGGATCGAATTCATCAGAGAAGCAACCAAGGGTTGGGAGAATCTTGAAATCGACACTTTCGAAGGGCTGACGGTTGACTATTGCAAAAAGAGAGGAGCTAAAAGTATCATCAGAGGACTAAGAGCAGTCACTGACTTTGATTACGAATATGCGATTTCTTTAATGAATAGGAAACTTGCTCCGGAAGTAGAGACAATCTTCTTAATGTCCTCTAATGACTACTCTTTCGTATCTTCCACAATTGTAAAAGAAGTGGCAAGACATGGAAGAGATGTATCCGCTCAAGTTCCGGATCACGTTAGCAAAGCATTACTTAAAAAATTATACAACAAGTAA
- a CDS encoding nucleoside-diphosphate kinase: MARTFIMIKPDGVKNKHVGDILQRIEKEGFKILGLKYLKLSLEDAKQFYKVHSARPFYNDLCSYMSSGPIVAAALERDNAVLHWRDVIGATDPKEAAAGTIRALFAESKEANAVHGSDSDDNAALEISFFFKGNELF, translated from the coding sequence ATGGCTAGAACATTTATCATGATCAAACCCGACGGAGTGAAAAACAAACATGTCGGCGATATCCTACAAAGAATCGAAAAAGAAGGATTCAAAATTTTAGGACTTAAATATCTTAAACTTTCTCTAGAAGATGCAAAACAATTCTATAAAGTGCATTCCGCTCGTCCTTTCTATAATGATCTTTGCAGCTATATGTCTTCTGGACCGATCGTTGCAGCTGCTTTAGAAAGAGATAATGCAGTTCTACATTGGAGAGACGTGATCGGAGCTACAGATCCTAAAGAAGCTGCTGCAGGCACCATCAGAGCACTATTTGCAGAAAGTAAAGAAGCAAATGCAGTGCATGGTTCCGACTCGGACGATAATGCAGCATTAGAGATCAGCTTCTTCTTCAAAGGAAACGAACTGTTCTAA
- a CDS encoding nitrate reductase, with product MIQKESETSFTVQGDPDHPANKGMLCSKGMNLHHTVLDKSDRLLYPMARNPKTGELQKTDWDSALGEIASRFKNLIKEYGPDSVGFYVSGQLLTEEYYVVNKLTKGFLNTNNIDTNSRLCMSSAVVGYKMSLGEDSVPISYDDIEIADCFLIAGANPAWCHPILFRRIEDRKSSDPNVKIIVVDPRKTESCENADLHLQIIPGTDILLFNAIARSLIETNSLDPNFIKSHTEGFEELKEKVFSISMEEYADSCGVSEEAIREAASLIANSKGFLTLWAMGLNQSVVGVNKNLALINLNLITGKIGKPGSGPFSLTGQPNAMGGREVGGLCNLLPAHRNLADENHRKEVADFWGVESIRDKPGYSATEMFENLKNGKMKAIWIVCTNPTVSLPDARTVEAGLRNAELVVVQDISNRHESIPFAHYVLPAAGWTEKQGTMTNSDRRITYLPKIFNPPGDAKADTWILTEFAEKMGFGPSFNYKSEEEVFLEHCLLTKGTNLDIGGLDYSILQERRSVQWPFPSKDHEGTPRLFSDGKFYRPGGKAKIHSVEPEDTSEKTNEDFPLILTTGRIRDQWHTMTRTGKVRKLKEHKREPYLEIHPIDAKEREIIESQIVEVKNERGSVRVRATITESIRQGTVFLPMHWGRKNGNDEARANNLTSSKFDPFSKQPGFKISAVEVIPYKKPKEKILIIGGGNGTLAFLRKFRAISPEDEITVLCKEEYPFYNRILLPDLISGEKQFSQLSAVSEDEIGSWNIEVKPSISVSEILPEGKKVRDSQGNLYSYNKLIIATGSRPSIPKYIPEKMLGIFSLRSKNDADRIKGFFVPNTHALIVGGGLLGLELAAALRTLHVNVTVLVRTDRLMSKQLDEISAEILRKEVEARGIQILFDTEISKVYGSERLESVKFRDGSSIRPDGIVFAVGTVPNLELAKDAGIGCKSGILVNDFLQSSDPDIYAIGEVAEHSTGMYGTVAATEEQAEFAAWHIYGYKIGSYSGSMHSNLLKIPGLELVSLRLPDVPMDEAGPEYEEIVFFDKRKGRYKKCIIKGDRLVGAILVGDKSEFSEFKAMISSGIELGDKRDRLLTGSSPLKPPIGALVCSCNGVGKGNIEEEIRNGVCDLKTISEKTGAGTGCGSCKPEIMKILRESGAVAPV from the coding sequence TTGATCCAAAAAGAGAGCGAGACCAGTTTTACGGTTCAAGGCGATCCGGATCATCCTGCAAATAAAGGAATGCTCTGCTCTAAAGGGATGAATTTGCATCACACCGTTTTGGATAAGAGTGACAGACTTTTATATCCAATGGCAAGAAATCCTAAAACGGGAGAATTGCAAAAGACAGACTGGGATTCTGCGCTGGGGGAGATTGCTTCTCGTTTTAAAAATTTGATCAAAGAGTACGGACCTGATTCGGTAGGATTCTATGTTTCCGGACAATTATTGACGGAAGAATATTATGTGGTGAACAAACTCACCAAAGGATTTCTAAATACAAATAATATAGATACCAATTCCAGACTATGTATGAGCTCTGCAGTTGTGGGTTATAAAATGTCATTGGGTGAGGATAGTGTTCCTATCTCTTACGATGATATTGAAATTGCAGATTGTTTTTTGATCGCCGGTGCCAATCCGGCTTGGTGTCATCCGATCCTCTTTAGAAGGATAGAAGACAGAAAAAGTTCGGATCCAAACGTTAAGATCATCGTGGTTGATCCTAGAAAAACAGAAAGTTGTGAAAATGCAGACTTACATCTTCAGATCATACCCGGAACTGATATATTATTATTCAATGCAATTGCAAGAAGTCTGATAGAGACTAATTCCTTAGATCCAAATTTTATTAAATCTCATACAGAAGGTTTCGAAGAGCTAAAGGAAAAGGTCTTTTCGATCAGTATGGAAGAATATGCGGACTCTTGTGGAGTTTCAGAAGAAGCGATCCGAGAGGCGGCGAGTCTGATCGCGAATTCGAAAGGGTTTTTAACTCTTTGGGCAATGGGCCTGAATCAAAGTGTGGTTGGAGTTAATAAAAATTTAGCATTAATTAATTTGAATCTGATCACAGGCAAGATCGGTAAACCCGGATCTGGTCCATTCTCCTTAACAGGACAACCGAATGCAATGGGAGGAAGAGAAGTAGGAGGACTATGTAATCTTCTTCCTGCACATAGAAATCTTGCGGATGAAAATCATAGAAAGGAAGTGGCGGATTTTTGGGGAGTGGAGTCCATTCGGGACAAGCCAGGTTATTCCGCAACGGAGATGTTTGAAAATCTCAAAAACGGAAAGATGAAAGCAATCTGGATCGTTTGTACAAATCCAACAGTAAGTCTTCCTGACGCAAGAACTGTTGAAGCGGGACTTCGAAACGCGGAACTAGTAGTTGTCCAAGATATTTCAAATCGTCATGAGTCCATTCCATTTGCTCATTACGTTCTTCCTGCCGCGGGCTGGACAGAAAAGCAAGGTACCATGACCAACTCAGATAGGAGAATAACGTATCTACCTAAAATTTTTAATCCTCCCGGAGATGCAAAGGCGGATACTTGGATACTAACAGAGTTTGCGGAGAAGATGGGATTTGGTCCTTCTTTCAATTATAAAAGTGAAGAAGAAGTTTTTCTAGAACATTGTCTTCTTACTAAAGGTACAAATCTTGATATTGGCGGTTTGGACTATTCTATCTTACAAGAAAGAAGATCAGTGCAATGGCCCTTCCCATCTAAGGATCATGAGGGAACTCCAAGATTATTTTCCGACGGAAAGTTTTATCGTCCTGGTGGAAAAGCAAAAATACATTCAGTTGAACCGGAAGATACCTCTGAAAAAACAAACGAGGACTTTCCTTTAATTCTTACCACAGGCAGGATCAGAGACCAATGGCATACAATGACCCGCACCGGAAAGGTAAGAAAACTCAAAGAACATAAAAGAGAACCTTATCTAGAGATCCATCCGATTGATGCGAAAGAAAGGGAGATTATAGAATCTCAAATCGTAGAAGTCAAAAACGAAAGAGGAAGTGTAAGAGTTAGAGCTACGATAACGGAAAGTATCCGACAGGGTACCGTATTTTTACCTATGCATTGGGGAAGAAAGAACGGAAACGATGAAGCAAGAGCAAATAATCTAACTAGCTCAAAGTTTGATCCATTCTCCAAACAACCCGGTTTTAAAATTTCAGCAGTAGAAGTTATTCCTTATAAAAAACCTAAGGAAAAAATCCTGATCATAGGTGGAGGAAATGGAACTCTTGCTTTTCTTAGGAAATTCAGAGCCATTTCTCCTGAGGATGAGATCACAGTATTATGCAAGGAAGAATATCCATTCTATAACAGAATTCTATTACCTGATCTGATCAGCGGAGAAAAACAATTTTCCCAATTATCTGCAGTCAGCGAAGACGAGATAGGATCATGGAATATAGAAGTAAAACCGTCTATCTCAGTTTCGGAAATACTTCCGGAAGGGAAGAAGGTTAGAGATTCCCAAGGTAATTTATATTCTTATAATAAACTGATCATTGCTACAGGAAGCAGACCTTCTATCCCAAAATATATTCCGGAGAAGATGTTGGGAATTTTTAGTCTTCGTTCCAAAAACGATGCGGATCGGATCAAAGGTTTTTTTGTTCCGAATACTCATGCCTTGATTGTAGGAGGAGGGTTACTCGGTCTAGAACTCGCCGCTGCATTAAGAACCTTGCATGTAAACGTAACCGTTCTTGTAAGAACTGATCGATTGATGTCCAAACAATTAGATGAGATCTCTGCAGAAATTTTAAGAAAAGAAGTAGAAGCAAGAGGGATCCAGATCTTATTCGATACCGAAATCTCGAAGGTGTATGGATCGGAAAGATTAGAAAGTGTTAAGTTCAGAGATGGTTCCAGCATTCGTCCGGATGGGATTGTATTCGCAGTTGGAACTGTTCCGAATTTAGAATTGGCTAAAGACGCAGGGATTGGGTGTAAGTCCGGAATTTTAGTGAACGACTTCTTACAATCCAGTGATCCGGATATTTACGCGATAGGAGAAGTCGCTGAACATTCTACTGGGATGTATGGTACAGTTGCGGCAACGGAAGAGCAGGCTGAGTTTGCAGCTTGGCATATTTATGGATATAAGATCGGTTCTTACTCAGGTTCTATGCATTCAAATCTTCTTAAGATACCAGGTTTGGAATTGGTATCTTTGAGGTTACCTGATGTTCCAATGGATGAGGCAGGTCCTGAATACGAAGAGATTGTATTCTTTGATAAGAGAAAGGGACGTTATAAAAAATGTATTATCAAAGGAGATCGTTTAGTAGGAGCGATCTTAGTTGGAGACAAGTCTGAGTTTTCTGAATTTAAGGCGATGATCTCTTCCGGTATTGAGCTGGGAGATAAGAGAGATAGACTTTTGACAGGATCTTCTCCCTTGAAACCTCCAATAGGTGCATTGGTCTGTTCTTGTAATGGAGTAGGAAAAGGTAATATTGAAGAAGAGATACGAAATGGAGTTTGTGATCTCAAAACAATTTCTGAAAAGACAGGAGCCGGAACGGGTTGTGGAAGCTGTAAACCTGAGATTATGAAAATTTTAAGAGAGTCCGGGGCAGTTGCCCCGGTTTAA